GGTGGAGAGCCCAGAGTCTACAGCAGAATTTGACTGGACATAAGGATGCACCGAATGCAGAAATGTGTAACAGCCGTTTAGGAAGCCGCAGTCTCACTTTGCAGCATCTCCACTTTgttctgctgcctcagtttccaatcaGCAGAAAAATCTGAGGGTAAAGCAACAAAatgacccacccacccacccacatacaGTCTCCTCTGTAATTACTGAGCAGAGATTCAACGCAGTGTCTAGTATGACACGCACAGCACACGCCCCACATGCAGTGTGCAGCGCTGCTGTTTGTAATTAATCAATGTAACTCAGCCCTTTAGCCCTTTCTCCGTTCACAGCTTGGGAACGCCTCGAAACCTCAGTCTAAAAGGCATTtaaaacaagaagaaagtgaCTTAATTCTCCTGCCCCGGAAACGAGTGGGTCAGGTACCAGCCACCCTCTGCAGAAAGGGCACAGGGGCTCCCAGCAAAGCTTTGCTGGAGAAGTGGAGGGAGTGTAAGCGAGGGAGAGCTCAGGAATTTACGCAAGTAACAGCCCACGGGAGCTGCTGGCCTCGGACGTGAGAACACCTTCCACCGAGGTGCACCTGGGACCCAGGCTGGGCCTTCGAGTGCAGAGGCTGCACCCGCAGTGCGCAGCCAGGGACTCGGGTAGGTCCACAGCGGCTCCAACGCTCCCACACCAAGGATGAGAGCATCCAATACACCCACAACTCCCAACGGCAAGCACAAGCCTGGCCACACTCCTCCCATGGCCACTCCCAACTCCCCCTTTGCTTTCTGCAGGGCAGCCTGCACTATGGGGACACCACTCCCACGTCTGGGAACAAGGCTCCTCCTCTGCGTGGGCTGGCTGCTTAAGCAGAGAGTTCCCAGGGCACACTGAGCAGCCCTGGGCACAGACAGAGAGTTACTCTGCTAAGGGGAAGAGAACAAGCACGGATGTCTCCCACTCAGAGCGAGGAATCTGCAGCACACAATAAGAACACATACTCAGCAGGATacgcccccttctccccaccctccccccagggaGAAACCGCAGCCCGTGCCAACCCAAACCCAGTGAGGAGCATGTAGGAGCCAACAGCTgtcgagtgaagtcagtacattGGCCTCTTCCCCAGGACTCTGCCGTCCACCGCTGCAGCGGGGttcccctgctctggccccagggATTCCGCGGCCCCAAGGCCTCACAGCACTGTACAGGGGACTTTGGGGTGAAGCTACCTGATGTGCAAGTTCACTCTCCAATTCTcctgcgcgcgcacacacacacacacacacacccctctctgaTGAGCTGCGATTCCAGGCTTACCACGCATGGACCAACGGAAATCAGTCATGCAGACACCCAGCACATTACCCAGCCCCTAGAGGCCTCCTGCATTTTACTCCAGATTCCCTCAGGGTCTCTGCTCCAAGATACCACTTAGCGCTTGGCACTCTCTGCTCGCTCCATTGCCACTAGCAGCCACACCTGGCTCCGACACTAGCAATCCAGGCTGAGTTCCTGCTGGTAGCTCTCTGCCTGGCAGAGAGGAGATTCATTAATCCTGTGAACAGCACCGATCTTGATAATCTGTTTCAGTTTacaccataggtgctggaacaaggagtgcggggggtgctgctacaccccctgacttgaagtggtttccatcatatgcagggtttataatttggttcaatggctctcagcacccccactgtgcaCGTTGTTCCAGCCCCCATGGTTTACACTGCTGAGTACAAGTTCCCTAAGCAAGTCAGTGTCTCTTGTAATCCACAGTGCCCCAATTTAAATCCATCCTCAAGGCTCCAAGATCCAGTCTCCATCCTTCCAGTTTGGACTGGGGGGGAGGCAAGTAGAGGTTAACGCACTAGGAGACTCCCTGCAAGAAAAGGGACGATGCTCCTTAACCAGCCGGAGCTTTGGGGGAACAAGAGGGCTGCACTCCTTCACCTCTGGCCTAGCTTCCAAGGTGGAGctcgaacccaggtctcccagggGAGagcaattattatttgtattgtgctagCGCGCAGTcgaggatcagggccccactgcgcAAGGCACAGGGCACACACAGTTCCTGCCTCAGAGAGCCTGACGCTCCAAATCCAGTGGAAATCAAAGGGACACTGGGCACAGAGTGCTGAAGGCTTCAGTCACTTAGTTCAGATGCCAGTCACCCAGCCAGTTCCCGTACATGCTGCACTGCTCTTCTCTGCATGAGAGCACTGCCGGGGGGAGAGTGGTGGTCTTGTGGCTGAGACTGAactgggatgcaggagatctgggttcatttcccagctctgatgctccCGGTGTGACCCCGGGCCAGacacttaatctctctggaccagttccctgtctgtgaaatggaaataataatattcccttctcccaccctttgtctggcttgtctatttagattataagctcccTGGCTCAGGGACTGTCTCAATGTGTCCAGATCCAGCACATGGCACAACGCAGCCCATCTTGGTTGGGACCTCGACTGCAAAACAAAACCAATCCCAGAAACCGTGACCCAGAACTCTGCCGAACCCAGCTAGGAACAGGAGCAGCAGCTTTCCCTGCAGCACTCTCTCTCTTACGGAGGCTGCCAGCCTGCACCACGACTCAGACTCACCTGCTCAAAGGGCCATACGGAGTCTATTTTGGGTTTGATTTTGCCCTGGTTGTACAGGCTAACCAGCTTGGCCACAACACCCCCAATGAGCTCAAATTCTTCATCCATGTAACCGAGGTGGTAGCCGCACACGGCCTTGTTGAGGTGCAGGAGCTGCGGAGCGTTGATACTGAATTGGTTCCACCATGTCTTCGCCATGGCCACCAGGTTCTTCTTCTGCCCAGTgagcaggttggccacccctaggAGGAAGTCAAGGCCACAGTCACGCTCAGAGCTCTCAAAAAGCTAATGCCTGGTGAAGAACCCAGTGCACCAGATCTAAGACAGCTCAGAGAGCACAGAGTACTCACTCCACCTGCACACTCAGGATCAGGTAAGGCCAGGATCTACCAAAGAAAGGCAGAAGCAAATAGGCTTTGAGTGATGCAACAGAGACCCCTTTGGGCCAGCAGATGTGCAGGGTCATTGCTAGGGTAAGTATTCAAAACCTGACAGTTTCTTATCTTAGGACAGGCAGCAAGTTAACACAGCTAGATTTAGGTGCCAAGCCAGTGAGACTGGTGCAACGTCAGAGTACTGCTGATGCTAAAATGCAGCCAGCCGTATTGGCCGAATCCACCCCAAGCTAGGGTTTCGGAGCCTGGCCCGCTGTAATGGTTAATCCTGCCAAAACACTCTGCAGTCCACAGAGTGAGGAGGCCAATGCCAAGGGAGGGAATGCAGTCAGCGTGAGATTCCTGCATATCCCGTCGGGCTGTGTGAGGGCTTTGTCTGTGGGGACAGAATCGCTGTGTTTTGCAGCTGGGGAACGGAGAGAGAAGTATTCGGTAGCTTCAAACCGCGTCACCCACACACCCCACAGAAAAAACGTGAGCTTCTGTGAGTGCTGCGAATTAAGTCAGCCTGAACCAGGATAAACTCACTGCAACTGATCCTGTGTGCGGGACACAGATCCCACTTCGCCCTGCATGTGCGTGTTCGGACTGGGAAGCAACTCTCTGTGCAGGGGAGATTTGATACCGGAGGCAGAGGTCAGCGGATGGAGTGGAGTGAATTGCAACTCtcgggcagggagagaggacaggAACCTAGGGTTGCAGCTCTCAAAATGAGACATGAGCGAACCAAACCCCCAGTAGGAATCTGGCTCTCTCACCCGTGTGATCCTCCAGACAGAGCAGAATCTAGAGCTCAGACTAATGTGGTAACCAGCCACAGTGGGCTGCTCTCCCTCAGGACCTGGCTAGGGGAAACCAGTACGAGTGCTCTCATGCagagccaccccccaccccccaggcgcTAATGCATAACCCCACCCTACAGGGAATCTGGCCTGCTGACATCAGCCAAaggtctcaaactgggggtcgggacccctcagggggtcacgaggttattacacaggggatcgtgagctgtcagcctctgccccaaaccctgctttgcctccagcatttataatggtgttaaatatgaaAGAGAGTGGTTTTTGATTTGTAAGGGGGGGTCGCatacagaggcttgctatgtgaaaggggtcaccagtacaaaagtttgagaacgaCTGATCAGCTGTTCGGTAGATGCATCATTCCCTCATACTCACCATAGGTTACGAGTTTGCCCATTGGCTTCAGGAGGTTGAATGCTTTGGACGTGTCCGATCCTCCCAGTGGATCCAAGACAATGTCGACTCCTAGAGAGAGTTTGCACAAAGAGTAACAGGCTGTTTCCTTCCATTTCCTGAGGGATAGGCCTGTAGCGGGGTAGGGGAGCCCTATCCCACCCTGTCCTCCCCCCCGTCACTCACGGTACCTTTGGGGGAGATCTTCCGGACTTCCTCCACGTAATCCATACTCCTGTAGTCAATGGGGTGAGCGACCCCGCTTTCCCGGAGGGCGTCATGCTTGGAAGCAGAGGCAGTGCCAAAGATGGTGACGTTCTCCACCGTCTTGCAGAGCTGAATGGCGGCCGTTCCCACCCCCCCTGAAACAGGCAGCAATGGGGGAATTAGAGGCGCGGGCAGGACAGGGGCATAGGAGACAAACCAGCCCCGGGCTGtgcttctgcccccccccccccgcacacacacacctgactcCACGCCACGGCTCAATCTCAGAGCGAAGGGTTTGTCTGCGGTTCAGAAAAACTCATGCTTTGAGCCTAAGAGCTTGATGGCCTCAGGCGAACTAATATGGCCCTGGGATCTGCCACCTCACTATGGCGCTCAGGGCTTTAATACAATCAGACCCATCTGATTTTACCGTGTGCCATCCAACAGGCCGGGGTGTGGATCGGATCGGCCAATAGCGCAGTGGGATATTTTGCCAACCCAGCACCTGTGTAACTGATCTGTGTAAGCCTTTATATCAGGGTCGTCACCCCTTTGTTCAAGAGCCTAAGTcatctcccctcccagcagctggacTGGCCGCTCTGAAGCCAACTCCCCCTAGGCTGAGCCCCGTCGGGGCGTGCTGGGCGTACGTTACCGGCAGCCATGTGGATGAGGATGCTCTGGTTGGGTCTCAGGTTCCCAAAGTCAAAGAGGATCATGTACGCCGTGATATAGTTGACCAGAAAGGCGGCTGCTTCCTCGAAGCTCATTCCGTCAGGCATCAGGTAAGTCTGATTGGCTGGGACAGTCACGActtcctgccagagccctgccctgGCCAGCACCATCACCTTATCACCAACCTacggccagagagagagaggaagtgggAGGGCGGATAGTGGCATGCTCTGGGTCGGCAGGGAGGTCACACCCAGCATCCAGTGCATCCCAGTCTGCACTTAGCCCACAGCACTCAGCACAAGCACCAGGTCTCCAGTGCCTGGACTGCTCCTGGTCTCTGGTTGGGAATGCCGAGACTCTGCCTCCTCCACAGACTCAGTACACGTACAGCCATCCCCCTAGCCAGGCTCCCTGACACGACGCTACTCGCTGTGTCGGCCCGGCTTGGTGTGACATACTAGACTGGAAAAGGGAGCAGCAAACTTCTGGAGTTTAGTTTCACTTAGAACATGAAGCTTGGGCTGAAACTTGAGGCaaagcagggaggggtgggggggagaattcCCAAAACAATGACCAAGGAGCTGTCCAAGGCCTAGAGCCATTCTATGACACCTGCTTCCCTTTGAGAGTTACCTCTCTAACAAGGGCCTTGTCTGCTTGAAGGCAGCAGTGTCTTGGGACCGTGTGATCTAGTGATGTAAGCATGAAACCACAAGTAAGAGCGCTCTAATAGCTGTGATGACAGAAGAGCACCACAGTGGAGAGAATTTGTACTTTCTACTTTGCCAGACAGCTCAGAAGACTGACACATGGACTCACTTCAGGTTTTCCGTTGGCTCCTAGTGACACAGTGGTTGGTGTAAActccttagggcagggaccattCTCATTGCTAGCTCTCAAACAATAACAGGATATCCAGCACTTTAACGATGTTGAAATGGATACAGACATTGTGCGGAAGAGCCCAGCCATGGAGTTGAAGCTATACCATGCATTTCTCTACAGACACTTGCAAATTCCTCTCTGGTTCTACAACTTCTGCAGAGATTCCTGCACTGGTTTATACACCTGGCAGTTCTGACTTCTCCAGGCATTGCAGCAACATCACTGCTCTAAGCAGCACAGAATTTTCCCATGAGGcaggccaaaaagaatttgaagagcaattagcaaAGGACTCAAAAACTATTAGCAacatgttttttaagtacatcggaagcaggaagcctgcaaacaatcagtggggccactggaggaTTGAGGTGGTAAAGGAGCACTCGAGGAAGACAAAGCCaatgcagagaagctaaatgaattctttcaaTAGcctggggtggccaaactgtggctcttgagccacatgcggctcttttaccattaaagtgcagctcaaggggccccccacacactccccccaTTCTctacctaccagactgggggtggagctcgggacctctgccttgaagcagggtggtggggttggggcttCTGCTCTGCAGGGGGgcgggtcttggggcttcagcaggagcagggcttcagccccaattCCCGACAGGCAtttcccatggggctgaagccccgagccccagcaggtgcaccccagctctcaaacttctgaagattgttatatgtggctcagagggtcagtaagtttggccaccccggcaGAGGTCCTCAcggcagaggatgtgagggagattcacgagccattctttttaggtgacaaatctgaggaactatcccaacCCGAGGCGTCAACAGAGGTGGGTTTAGAACAAAccgataaattaaacagtaataagtcaccaggaccagatgatattctcccaagagttctgaaggactcaaagatgaaactgcagaactaacaactgtggaatgtaacctgtcatttaaatcagcctctggaccagatgCTAACGTGACTCCAATTTTTATAAAAGGCTCAGAggcgatcccggcaattacaggcccgtcagcctgacctcagtacctggcaaactggttgaaactgtagtaaagaacagaatgatcagacactgatgaacacaatttgttggggggaagaggcattgTGCACCGGaaaacctgactgcaggggcttcagcggcCGTGGAGCCCAGCCAGatgtggctcagcaggggagggcgCCCGTCacctaggggatggagcagccccatGCTCATTGGGACCAGGaccaggggcagtggggggaagaggaCGCTAAGCCCCTGCCCAGGGGGCCGCTGCGGAGCCTGCAGGTTCggctggaaattgcttccccTCCCTACTCCAGCGTTTCTCTGAGGGGTGGCAAGGCTCCCCCGTGCCCATGTAGCGTCCACCTGGCACTGGCAGGGGCTCCGGgcggctttggcacatgcagggcttggtTCCTCCTGGGCAGCACCCCATGTAGGAGagtcttgggctttcctggggtgctggcccagccagaggcagctggggaggaaggagtCTGCTGGGCAGGCTACAGGTGTGCTGAGAGCTCCTGCCAGGGGTTCCACACAGCGCTGGGCGCAGGACGCGCTCCACCAGGGGTttatggaggagcagtggggatgGTGGTGGGTGAAGGGGCAAAGTGGGGGGAGGACAGCGAGGAGGGGAGCATATAAAGGGTCAATGGATGGGCAGCAGAAGCAATGTGTGGGGCGGTCACGTGACCCCCCATCCTTTCAATTGTGCTCCCCCCATCACCTATGGGTCAACatatccataaatgatctggaaaaaggggtaaaacaaggaggtggcaaaatctgcagacgaTACTAAAGTACTCAGggtaaagtccaaagcagactgaagagttccaaagggatctcactaaactggatgactgggcaacaaaatggcagatgaaattcaatgctgatcagtgcaaagtgatgcacatgggaaaacataatcccaactatacctataaaatgatggggtctaaattagctgttaccactcaaggaagatcTTGGAGTCTCTGTGCTTAGCTCtttgaaaacatccgctcaatgtgcagcggccatcaaaaaagcaaacagcatgttaggaaccataggaaagggacagataataagaccacaaatatc
The DNA window shown above is from Natator depressus isolate rNatDep1 chromosome 27, rNatDep2.hap1, whole genome shotgun sequence and carries:
- the VAT1 gene encoding synaptic vesicle membrane protein VAT-1 homolog → MSGEEAAAPPAPAEPAPPAEQRAAGGGDAPPAEPQYRALVLSGFGGYEKVKVQVRRGEPSPRPGELAVRVRACGLNFADLLARQGLYERLPPPPVSPGMECAGTVLALGEGVTGRQVGDKVMVLARAGLWQEVVTVPANQTYLMPDGMSFEEAAAFLVNYITAYMILFDFGNLRPNQSILIHMAAGGVGTAAIQLCKTVENVTIFGTASASKHDALRESGVAHPIDYRSMDYVEEVRKISPKGVDIVLDPLGGSDTSKAFNLLKPMGKLVTYGVANLLTGQKKNLVAMAKTWWNQFSINAPQLLHLNKAVCGYHLGYMDEEFELIGGVVAKLVSLYNQGKIKPKIDSVWPFEQVADAMRQMQEKKNVGKVILVPELPKEEPKKEEN